A stretch of the Sphingobacterium thalpophilum genome encodes the following:
- a CDS encoding TraR/DksA family transcriptional regulator, whose translation MANNNEKTRYSDSELQEFKEIILDKLRIAKEELSSLTATLNNSNANGTDDTAGTYKTLEDGSATLEKEQTNQLAARQKKFIDNLEAALVRIENKTYGICRETGKLIQKERLKAVPHTTLSIEAKNKQY comes from the coding sequence ATGGCAAACAACAACGAGAAAACACGCTATAGCGATTCAGAATTACAAGAATTTAAAGAGATTATCTTGGACAAGCTTAGAATAGCAAAAGAAGAGCTTTCCTCGTTGACCGCAACGCTCAACAACAGCAATGCGAATGGCACAGACGATACCGCAGGTACTTACAAAACGTTGGAAGACGGGTCCGCAACCTTGGAAAAAGAACAGACCAATCAGCTGGCTGCACGTCAGAAGAAGTTTATTGACAACCTTGAGGCGGCATTGGTACGCATCGAGAACAAGACTTATGGTATCTGCAGAGAAACAGGAAAACTGATTCAAAAAGAGCGTTTAAAAGCTGTTCCACACACAACGTTGAGCATCGAAGCGAAAAACAAACAATATTAA
- a CDS encoding lipoprotein signal peptidase gives MKGYTKPVALIVAILLIDQLSKIWVKLSMTIGQSHHILGKFFQIHFIENNGMAYGMEFGGDYGKLFLTVFRILAVAGIGYGLHYMIKNKYNRGFILNVALILAGALGNIIDSAFYGVIFSESTWYDKATLFPAGGGYSSFLHGKVVDMLYFPLIEGTFPTWVPFWGGEEFLFFRPVFNVADSAISVGVVLILLFQKRYFKTEKEEKPSIHSEIVED, from the coding sequence ATGAAGGGTTATACGAAACCAGTCGCACTGATTGTCGCGATTCTTTTAATCGACCAGCTGTCAAAAATATGGGTCAAACTCTCAATGACAATTGGGCAGAGCCATCATATTCTGGGCAAATTCTTCCAGATCCATTTCATTGAGAACAATGGGATGGCCTATGGAATGGAATTTGGAGGTGACTATGGAAAACTTTTTCTAACCGTATTCCGGATATTAGCCGTAGCCGGTATCGGATATGGACTGCACTATATGATCAAGAATAAGTATAACCGCGGCTTTATCTTAAATGTCGCGCTCATTCTTGCTGGCGCTTTGGGCAACATTATCGATTCGGCTTTCTATGGGGTCATTTTTAGTGAAAGTACCTGGTACGATAAAGCCACCTTGTTCCCAGCCGGAGGTGGTTATTCCTCCTTTCTTCATGGAAAGGTTGTGGATATGCTTTACTTTCCACTAATTGAAGGTACCTTCCCGACATGGGTTCCTTTCTGGGGCGGCGAAGAGTTTCTGTTCTTTAGGCCAGTGTTTAACGTGGCAGATTCCGCTATATCGGTAGGCGTAGTGCTGATCCTTTTGTTCCAAAAGCGGTATTTCAAAACAGAAAAAGAAGAGAAACCAAGTATTCATAGTGAAATCGTCGAAGATTAA